The segment GGACGAAGGGGGGgggagaaaagaaggagaatggggaagagaagaagaagacgggagaagaagaaagaggaggagaagaagaagaagaagaacaagaagaagaaaatttgtGATAGTTCATCAGAATAGATTGTTCTTGAGGACTTACCATGCCGATTGGAATCTATTGCCCAATTTTCATCgttatcaaaatgaatatcGCCACTGATTCCATGATAATCGCTTGGACTGAAAGCGTGAGCGAGGATATAACCCTTTCCATCAAATGGATTCCTGTGcagagaggaggagaaaaattatgaatttggCACATGATATTGGAATTTAGAGAAACATTGAATAATTCCCGATGGTAAAATTACctaaaactatagtgaggtccatgttataatgacagtgaagaaagatagaagaacagcgtttcCGATTCTGGTTTATTCGCCATTGGTAATAGCTTTAGCCTTGgtactgccttctatagaggatagctgatccGGTATATCttttgaaatattaactgttcattttaaactattttgttcaaataaatcaattaattcgccaagaaaatattttttcctacagataccctgaaaagtgaccatttctgcactgattgcaggccgcaaagaatcacttttccgcactggtgcgcaaagtgagtactttgcgtactccagatttgcagcatgacaacgcaaaatagttagtaggttatatggagcactagtgcaggaaaatcaaaattaagttggtaactgcactcatagtgaggcccacgttataatggcagtggaagaacagcgttgccttgccattatatGCCTCAtttagtcatttcaatgcttacatgaCATAActcccttcaagcagtcacataaattttcaatggaattacttatcattataattcaattattattttcaattttaaataaattaaggtttttattaataataaactacacagaaaaacatttgatggatttcaggggaattttacccataattacccacttttatattcaatggtaactgtaggaaaaatttaatgtgaaattcatGCGCAAAGtttgtttgctgcactcaagaaaccaagtaaacgtttcttgcggtgcagcaaactgtcactttgcgcactagttgcacaaataactattcttaatgattgaatgataatgATCAATGATTGTTTAGTTTGTGAGTTAGCTTTGTAAGATGatgcattaataaaacaaaggcTTAGATAACAGAGAAACAAACACTTACCCATCTCCATGATTCCCCGATTTGAAAAGGATAACGATATCTGCTTTTTCTTTGTCCGATGTCTCAATAAACTTCAACCTCGAATATTTCTCCCATTTCTCAAATGCATCCTTTATTTCGATTCTTGCCAGGTCTCTTGAGATTTTGAATGTTTCGcctacactgaaacagattagAATGAGcggaaaattcaataaaacttaTTGTTATATCATGATTATAAGTTCTGAATTAGCCTATTCTCAGTTCGAAAGGTTGAACGttcattcatgaaaataataaatccaATAGAATGCATAGAATGATATTACATGGATGGAATGAACCCTCTTATTTCCCAGTAACTTGATGTAGGCCTAAAGCCTAGTTTATAGgatgccaattggcgagacaatTATCATAATGCAACTGAAATTATTGTCTGGCATGAAATTAAATTACACTAAATTACTAATTCTTCGTATAAACAGTTCAGGCCAATTGTCTTGCCAACTGTTCCAACAATTGGCACGAAATTCAACTGTCTCCGGGAGTAGACTATGGACAGTCAATTGTGCCCAGCGAGCCCCCCACCACTCGGAATCTCAGTTGTCGCGACAATTGGCGCCGTGTGAATGGTGTAGGCCAGTAGTGCTGTCTTGGTTTTGCCAGTTCAGCTGTTCAGTCACAACAGATGACGAGAGCTCGGACATGTTTAGCTGTCAACTGACGTTCCAATAGTTGGCACGTATCTTCTCGTTCAACTGGCTTGGCCACCAACAATTCGCAACCACGTGATGACAATTGTCCAAATACAACTTTTCGCCAATTGGCGATGTTTAAACTAGGCTTAAGTGCTTATGTCTATGAACATTAGCCTGATAATGAACTGTTGAATCAAGAGATATTTTGAATTGAGCGCTCAAATTTTAACGACTTCATTGTTCAACTAATACGTTTATTGATCTCGAATTTCTGGAATTCATAAAgttcaatcatagagaaacaataccgtgagtagatatcccatggtatagggaatttatgtcgcaacttttactgttatctcaagccgattactgtcgattattgtcaatttttacgtTTTGTTGGGTGaggtgtatgaacagcacaatttgagagactaccagcgtcacacagctgcatagggaAGAACTATgtgactatcggcttgggatcaCAGTAAAGTTTGTGAcataacgccctataccatgggatatctacttatgctatcgtttctctatggttcaatTAACAGCAGcaatatatttattctatttcgaatataaatgaatataaatatatagcaTGACAAACAGCGTCGTTTTCTTGAGATTATTCcttctttattatcatttattattaatacatattatttattattaataaattatcatttataattcaataattcgcATTGAATTCATTGTACT is part of the Nilaparvata lugens isolate BPH unplaced genomic scaffold, ASM1435652v1 scaffold10586, whole genome shotgun sequence genome and harbors:
- the LOC111062621 gene encoding matrix metalloproteinase-24-like — protein: MAKFGYLQIDNNNDGPQALIDPNSMSDALKTVQSFGGIPQTGLLDEATIKLMQRPRCGVPDILPNNRKKREIPWSYGWNKAFITYFVGETFKISRDLARIEIKDAFEKWEKYSRLKFIETSDKEKADIVILFKSGNHGDGNPFDGKGYILAHAFSPSDYHGISGDIHFDNDENWAIDSNRH